In Planctomycetota bacterium, the genomic stretch CAACTCGCGGACGGCAACCTCGTTTTCTCTTGGCACAAGACTTCGGCCAGCACCGAAGAGTCGCAAGTCAACGACAAGGTGTTACGCGTCCATACCGATCTGGACGGCAATCACCTCACCGGATCGCTCGAAACCGAAACGTTTGGTCAAGTTGCTGACCTACGGGTCGAGACCACCGCGCTATCGACCGGTGGCCATGTCGTGACTTGGCGAAACATGGGCTTTGACGGCAACACCGACTGGGGCATCCGCGGGCAGGTCTACGACGCGGCCGGCAACCCGCAGGGCGATCCGTTCATCCTGAACATCGATCTTTGGACGGGCTCGCAGCACAACCCGACAATCGCAAGCCTGCCCGACGGCGGCTTTGTCGCGGCATGGCAATCCATTGGCGACGGGAGCAGCCACGGCATCCGGACCGCGCATTTCGACGGCGACGGCAACCAAGTCCCCGGATCAGAAACCTGGGCCAACACAACAACAACGAATCGGCAAGAAATACCTCACATCGCGGTGGACCCCAACGGCGGCTACGCCATCACGTGGCGGACGCTTGACTACGTGTCCAGCAGTTCGAACTGGGACTCGGTGATGCAGCGATTCGACGCCGACGGCAACAAGGTCGGCGGCGAAGTCCTGCTCAACGAACAAATCACGGACGATCAGCGTGAACCTCGGATCGCCTTCAACGACAGCGGGACGTCACTGGTGACTTGGATGGCGTCAGGAGGCCAAGACGGGAGCGGCTGGGGCATCATCGGGCGGCTGTTCGACGACAACGGCGACCCGATCGGCAACGAGTTTGTCGTCAACGATCGCACCGCTAGTACGCAACTCGAACCGCAGATCACTACGCTCTCCGACGGGCGGTTCGCGGTCGCCTACTCAAGCTACGGCGGCGACGACAGTCGATACGCCGCGATGGTCCGCATCGTCAACCCCGACGGCACTTTTGACTCCGCTGAAATCCTCGCCAACCAAACCACAGCCAGTGACCAAAGCCACGTGCAAATCACCGACACCCGGAACGGCGGCTTTGCGGTGAGTTGGCGCGGCTCGGGGGACGGCCAGAGTTTGGCCCTCTGGGGCCGAACCTTCGACGCCAACGGCACGGCGACTTCGGATGAATTCCGCATCAGCGACGTCAATGACGGTTGGGTCGCTTGGCGTACCAGCCTGATCGAACGTAACGACGGGTCGCTAGTCTTCAACTGGACCGCTTTCGACAAAGACGAAGGCTCGATTCTCCAACAGCGGATCTTCACCCCGGGCCTGATCGAATCGACCGTGGGCGGCGCGATCATCGCCGAACTTATCGCGACCGATACCGACGACACGGAAGGCTTCACCTACGAGATCGTCGCCGACGACAACGGCGACTTTGAACTCTTAGACGGTCACCTGGTCGTCAAAGAAGGATCGACCTTCGACGCGGAGAACGACCCGGTCCGCAACATCACCATCCGGGTCACCGATTCGGCGGGCAACACGTTCGACAAGGCCTTCGGCATCCTTCCGCTCCCGGTTAACGAAGCGCCGACCAGCGTCAACTTCAGTCCCACCACAATCAACGAGAACAGCGCGAACGGCACTTACGTTGGCGACGTCTCGGCCGCCGACCCCGACCCGGGCGACACGATCACCTACTCCCTCACCGATGACGCCGGCGGCCGATTCACGATCGACGAAACGACCGGACAGGTCACCGTCGCCGACGGCTCGTTGCTCAATTACGAAGACGCCACGAGTCACGACGTCGTCGTTCGCGCCACCGACGCCGGCGGCCTCCGCACCGAACGAACGTTCACCATCAACCTTGCGGACGTCAACGACGCGCCCGACAACGCGACGTTAAACACCAACACCGTCGACGAGAACGCGGCCAACAGCACCGTCGTCGGCACCGTCACGCCAAGCGACGAAGACGCCAGCGACACGCACACGTTTGCTCTGGTCGATAACCCGCTGGCGACAATTCCCTCGGCAGAGAAGCTCACCTTCACGGATGCCGAGGGTTACAGCGTCGGCGACGAAATCGGCGGGCAACAAGACAGCACCACCCAAGCCGAGTGGATCTCGCTCAGCCAGAGCCGGGCGGGTTATGACCTATTCCAGGTCGCCGACGAAGGCGGCGGCGATCGCTCGATCCAAAGCCAACCCTGGAACAGCGACTTCGAAGACTTCAACTGGGCGCGATACTTCCCCGCCGGCAAAGACGCGCTCGCGGACGGGTCACAACAACTGCTCAGCTTCGACCTGCGTCTCGACGGCCCAGCGGCAAGCAACGACAGCACCGGCTGGCGGATCGAACTCGGCCGCGACCGGCTCACCGACCTCTCCGGCGGCCGGACCATCAACCTCGAAGTCATGGGCGACGGCGAGCTCCGCGTGCACTCGGGTGACGGCACCACCAGCTTGGGGACGCCCGGGTTCGGAAGCTGGACACAGGTCGCGGTCCTGCTGGACTACAACGCCAAGACGGCCGACCTGTACCTCGACGGAGCCAAAGTCGCCGACGGCGTCGCGTTCCAAGACCCCGCCACGGCCAACGGATTCCAGCAGGTCAGCTTCGGTACGACGCAGGAGGTCAACTACACCCCGATCAGCGTGCGTGACTTGGCCGTGGAAGCCTACGAAGGCGCCGACGCCAACGGCCGGTTCGCCATCGATAGCACGAGCGGCGAAGTCACCGTTGCCGATGGAACCAAGCTCGACGCCGAAGCCGACACAACCCACGACATTGTGGTGCGGGTCACCGACGATTCGGGCGCGACGTACGACCAGACGTTGCGGATCACCGTCAATAACCTCGACGACAACGCGCTGTCCGCCACGAGCGATACCGATACCACCGCGAATGCCGTTGCCGAAAACGCGACCAACGGAACGGTCGTAGGCGTGACGGCGCTGGCAACCGACGCCGACAACGACGCGGCCGTCACGTACAGCCTGACCGACGACGCCGACGGCCGATTTACGATCGACACCACAACGGGTGTGGTCACCGTCGCGGACGCCACCAAGCTTGACCACGAGTCCAGCAATACGCACACGATCACCGTTGAAGCCACGAGTAGCGACGGGGACAGCACGGCCGAAGACTTCTTGATCGAAGTCACCGATGTGGCCGAAGGACCGATCGCGGCGGTCGTAGTGGGCGACGACCTGGTCCAAAACGGTGACCAACCCGGAACAACAGGCTGGAGTACGAGCGGCACCGGAGGCTATAACGGGGATGGGTATCAGTTCAGTTGGGGGAACCTCGCCAACGACGGCGAAGTTTGGCAGACCGTCACCACCGTGCCCGGGCAAACCTACGTGCTCCAGTTCGACATGGGCTACATGGGCCTCGACAGCGCGCTCCAAACGCTCGGCGTTCGCGTCACGGGCGATACCACCCTCACCGACCTGTCCTACACCGACCGAGGCGAGAACGGCACCAAACGACACACCGTCACCTTCATCGCCGATTCGGTTTCAACCGAGCTCCGCTTCCTCGATCGTAGTGACATCACGAA encodes the following:
- a CDS encoding cadherin domain-containing protein, which encodes DNFAADEPNGLQWEDAVRMHADGTWADTSHLNNTYWVVVEFDPGSGFDDTLTGGHGDDDIQGGLGKDTAVFTGNAADYTITHNPDGTITVVDNMGTDGTDTLTDVERILFADEVYETDNQAFNAAPTDITLEAPGDDLVAQPITTLDSYTGTGTVWSDTLPLADGGYILLYNDYDVNQGWDVVGQKYTADGEAVGEASVIVNDMLNSGQYDASVAQLEDGTNVVIWRRDGSGGIFIQRFDEDFETLGNRIQVETTSSFAETHPAIASLSDGGFVATWANQIDENANSQGDFYDIYAQKFDASGNKVGGELKVAETLGHQYEPSVAGFDNGGFMVSWRDATSATDGDSNGVGGRIYDGNADPIDDIFVVNTTTAGWQGNPDLVALDGDKVLAVYRTDDGSGHGVYGKVFASDGSVITDEFQINVGYTTGTQFQIKTESLEDGGAVITWTSRDQNSIHSSFGRIMAARVDSDGALVGSPFEISQTSDGFQQRLPNVGQLADGNLVFSWHKTSASTEESQVNDKVLRVHTDLDGNHLTGSLETETFGQVADLRVETTALSTGGHVVTWRNMGFDGNTDWGIRGQVYDAAGNPQGDPFILNIDLWTGSQHNPTIASLPDGGFVAAWQSIGDGSSHGIRTAHFDGDGNQVPGSETWANTTTTNRQEIPHIAVDPNGGYAITWRTLDYVSSSSNWDSVMQRFDADGNKVGGEVLLNEQITDDQREPRIAFNDSGTSLVTWMASGGQDGSGWGIIGRLFDDNGDPIGNEFVVNDRTASTQLEPQITTLSDGRFAVAYSSYGGDDSRYAAMVRIVNPDGTFDSAEILANQTTASDQSHVQITDTRNGGFAVSWRGSGDGQSLALWGRTFDANGTATSDEFRISDVNDGWVAWRTSLIERNDGSLVFNWTAFDKDEGSILQQRIFTPGLIESTVGGAIIAELIATDTDDTEGFTYEIVADDNGDFELLDGHLVVKEGSTFDAENDPVRNITIRVTDSAGNTFDKAFGILPLPVNEAPTSVNFSPTTINENSANGTYVGDVSAADPDPGDTITYSLTDDAGGRFTIDETTGQVTVADGSLLNYEDATSHDVVVRATDAGGLRTERTFTINLADVNDAPDNATLNTNTVDENAANSTVVGTVTPSDEDASDTHTFALVDNPLATIPSAEKLTFTDAEGYSVGDEIGGQQDSTTQAEWISLSQSRAGYDLFQVADEGGGDRSIQSQPWNSDFEDFNWARYFPAGKDALADGSQQLLSFDLRLDGPAASNDSTGWRIELGRDRLTDLSGGRTINLEVMGDGELRVHSGDGTTSLGTPGFGSWTQVAVLLDYNAKTADLYLDGAKVADGVAFQDPATANGFQQVSFGTTQEVNYTPISVRDLAVEAYEGADANGRFAIDSTSGEVTVADGTKLDAEADTTHDIVVRVTDDSGATYDQTLRITVNNLDDNALSATSDTDTTANAVAENATNGTVVGVTALATDADNDAAVTYSLTDDADGRFTIDTTTGVVTVADATKLDHESSNTHTITVEATSSDGDSTAEDFLIEVTDVAEGPIAAVVVGDDLVQNGDQPGTTGWSTSGTGGYNGDGYQFSWGNLANDGEVWQTVTTVPGQTYVLQFDMGYMGLDSALQTLGVRVTGDTTLTDLSYTDRGENGTKRHTVTFIADSVSTELRFLDRSDITNNVDLTFDNVSLYATGSPAIAEDAGNGTQVATVQVNDPDAGDSQTFTLTDDAGGRFAINADGEITVVDASLLDFETNTTHDVTVQVEDAAGNTSDETITISVTDTNDAPTVDNALVDQNATEDSPFSYQFASNAFGDIDA